In Chloroflexia bacterium SDU3-3, the genomic window CGGGCGTTGATCTGCCGCGCCGTGCTGGCGGCCTGGTCGCCGGTGTGGATGCGCACCTGGCTGAAGTCCGCGCCCATGCGCTCCTCGAAGAAGGCGCGGTCACCGGTGGGCAGCGGGCTGCCGCCGCCGCGCAGCTGGCCGATCTGCTGCTCGACCTCGGGGGTGGTGGCGATACCCGCGCCGCCGCTGTCCACGGCGGTGGGGGCGGGCGCGGTGGGGGCGCCCGCGGCGGGGGCGCGCATCACCTGCTCCGCCACGGCGTCGGCCTCCTGCTCGTAGCGGTCGCCTGGCGCGTTGATCCGCAGCGAGGGCTGGACAATCGGCGCGCTGCCGGGGGCGGTGAGGGGCACGCTGCCAAACGAGAAGCTGCGGGGTGCGCCGCCCACGGGCGCATCGGGCGCGGTCGGCGTGGCGCTGGGCGTGCTGCGCGGGCTTGTCCGCGCGCTAGGCGGGCGGCTGCCACGCGCGGCGGCGGCCTCAGCGGTCAGCGGGATGTCGCCAAACGAGAACGCCTCCGGCACCGCCTGCTGCGGCGCACTCTCCTGCGCGGGCGGGGCGAACGGGCGGTCGGCCAGGGCGGATGCGGGGGCCTCGGCGAAGGGATTTGCCTCGACGCGCACCGGTTCGGCATTCACGAGGGCGTCATCATTCCGATTTCGTCGAGGCATAACCGCTCCACTTCTTGGCAGCCATTTTTAACGGGCAGTCGGGCTAGTATATAACAGCAGGCAAAGCTCTGTCTAGACTCTCAAAAAGGGTAACTGTAAGGCACTGACTTCCATATCATCCTAGGGATATAGTATTACAACGCCTTATCTAGCCACACAGAAAAGCCCGCCGCTCCATCCTACAAGCCGCTGATGAGCATAGTGTAATACCACATAAGGTACCACGCACATCCCCATAGGCCCGGCAAAAAATGCCACCCACACAATACATAGGTATTTCATAAACGGATACCTCGCCCATTTTTGTGGATGAACCTTTTGTACGGTCGCAGTTACGAACGGTGGGAGCTTGGATAGGCAACAGAAACACGGCCAATAAATGCCTAGCACGATAAAACACGACATACCCGATTTAATACAATCCACTTCACACCCAAATTATTTATATTTCCTTAAAAAATCTAACATTTTCCCAAAGAATGTGCATTGTGAATCAGCAGGTGATCTACTATAATCGCTATGCTGTGCATTCTTTAATATACAGATCAAAAAATCGCAATACGTATAGTGTATTATACTTATGTTCACATGGATAATATTCTTTCCGAATATATTTCATTACATTATTTTATCAAAAAAACAATCACCTACTATAATTTATATTCTTAATCTCTATTATATTGTATACAGTAAAAAGTGCACACAAAACGCATTAACAGATCACTTCCTCTCTAAGCCTCGCTCATAGGTTCATCTCACAGGAACGGCATCTGCCCTAATTTCGCCATTCATCATGTCAATGAAGCATAATCACAATGGAGGAAAGCAATGCCCAACAGCCACCGGTGGATCGCGCTGCGCGGAATGCTCGCGCTGATCCTCAGCCTCTGCGTCCTAGGAATCTACCAGCCGCCAGCGCTCGCCCAGACCAGCACCTGCAGCCCAACCCAAACGATCTCAGCCCCATTTTCGTATGATGGCGCTGGCACCTTCTGCTGGCAGGCCAGCGACCTGGGCGCGTACATCAACTCGTGGAACCTCAATAGCCTGACGATCAACGGCGTGAGCTTCGCCAACATATACGCCACACCCAGCCAGCTGCCGGCCAAGATCAACGGCTACTGGTATGTGAGCTATAGCGGCAGCTACGCATGGAGCCACTTCGAGGCCGCAGGCAGCAGCGGGCAGAACCCCACCGCAGTGCCAACCAGCACGCCCGCCATGCCCACGGCCACGCCGATCGGCAGCACCCCGACCTCGACACCACTAGCCACGCCCACCGCTATACCGCCCACCAGCGTGCCGCCCACCGCCACCCCAGGCACACCCGACACCCGCCCCAGCGCGGGATGCGGCCAGACCCGCACGCTCCAGAACGGCACGCACACCATCCAGAGCGGCGGCGTCAACCGCAGCTACATCCTCAACGTGCCGAGCAATTATGACAACCGGCACCCCTACCGACTGGTGGTGGGCTACCACTGGCTGAACGGCACCGCCACCGACGTGGCCACCGGCCAGACCGTGCAGCGCGACGTATGGGCCTACTACGGGCTGCTGCGGCTCTCGAACAACAGCACGATCTTCATCGCCCCGCAGGGGATCGACAATGGCTGGGCCAACACCAACAACCGCGATCTCAACTTCACCGACGCGTTCCTGGCCCAGGTGAAGGGCAACCTGTGCGTCGACGAGAGCCGTGTCTTCGCCACCGGCTTCAGCTACGGCGGCGCGATGTCGTACTCGGTGGCCTGCGCACGCCCGACGGTCTTCCGCGCGGTGGCCGTCATCTCTGGCGGCGTGCTGAGCGGCTGCAGCGGCGGCACCTCGCCGGTGGCCTACCTGGGCATCCACGGCACCCACGACTCGGTGCTGAACATCTCGGGCGGACGCGCGATGCGCGACCGCTTCGTGCAGAACAACGGCTACGCCCTGCAAAGCCCGCGCGAGCCAGCGCTGAATAGCCGAACCCACATCTGCACCACCTACACCGGCGGGCAGGCGCGCTACCCGGTGCAGTGGTGCGCATTCGACGGCGACCATATCCCGGCCCCCGTGGATGGCTCAACCGGCCAGGGCGGCAACACTTGGGCACCCGGCGTGACCTGGGCATTCTTCACACAGTTCTAGCTCAACGCAACAAACCAGCTGCCAGCACCATGATGAAATACATCCATGGTGCTGGCAGAACATCGCTATCATTCCACCTCAAGGAGAAGACCAATGGGCCAAAAGAAGATCGCAGCGCTGCTTCTGACCATGGCGGTCATTGCGACGACGCTCTCGGTCGTGCATCCGGCCACGCCCGTGCACGCGGCTAGCGATATCACCATCGACCTGAATAGCACCAAGCAGAGCATCCGGGGCTTCGGCGGCATGAACCACCCGCTCTGGATCAGCGACCTGACCGACAGCCAGCGCACCACTGCCTTTGGCAACGGCGACGGGCAGATGGGGCTTTCCATCCTGCGCATCCACGTGGATGAGAACAGCAGCAACTGGAGCCGCGAGCTGGCCACGGCCAAGCGCGCTGGCGAGCTGGGGGCCACCGTGTTCGCGTCGCCCTGGAACCCGCCCAGCAGCATGACCGAGGTGGTGAATGGCCAGAAGCGGCTGCGCTATAACCAGTACGCCGCCTACGCCAACCACCTCAACTCGTTCGTGAGCTACATGAAGCAGAATGGCGTCGATCTGTACGCGATCTCGGTGCAGAACGAGCCAGACTACGCTGCGGAGTGGACGGCCTGGACCCCGCAGGAGATGCTGAACTTCATGCGATCGAATGCAGGCAGCATTCAGACACGGGTGATCGCCCCCGAGTCGTTCCAGTATCGCAAGACCATGTCCGACCCCATCCTGAACGACAGCCAGGCCCTGGCCAACATGGACATCCTGGGGGCGCATCTCTACGGCACACAGCTCAGCGCCTTCCCCTACCCGCTGTTCAAGCAGAAGGGCCAGGGCAAAGAGCTGTGGATGACCGAGGTCTACACCGAGAGCCAGAACGACGCCGACGCCTGGCCGCTGGCGCTAGACGTGGCCTACAACATCCACAACTCGATGGTCGAGGCCGAGTTTAACGCCTACGTGTGGTGGTACATCCGCCGCTCCTACGGCCTGCTCAAAGAGAACGGCCAGATCAGCAAGCGCGGCTACGCCATGACGCACTTCTCGAAGTTCATCCGGCCAGGGGCGGTGCGCGTGGATGCCACCAAGAACCCCACCAGCGATGTCTACGTCTCGTCCTACAAGAGCGGGCAGAACCTGGTGACAGTGGTGGTCAACCGCAGCTCATCGGCCAAGACGCTCAGCCTGGGCATCAACGGCGGGTCGGTCGCATCGATGACCAAGTACACCACCTCGGGCAGCAAGAGCCTGAAGAACGACGGCACTATCAGCGCCTCAAACGGCGGCTTCTCGCTCAGCCTCGACGGGCAGAGCGTCACCACCTTTGTGGGCGCGCTGGGCGGGACAGCGCCCACGGCCACGCCGGTGCCACCCACGGCCACACGCACCGCCACGGCCGTGCCCACGGCCACGCGCACGGCAGTGCCGGGCACGGCCACGCCGGTGGTGCCCACGGCCACGCCCGCCGCGCCCACGGCCACGCCCGCTGGCCCCACCAGCACGCCGCTGGCAGGCACGGGCTGCCAGGTAACCTACACCGTCAACCAGTGGGGCACCGGCTTCACCGCCGATGTGACGATCAAAAACACTGGCAGTACGGCGATCAACGGCTGGGCGCTGGCTTGGACCTTCTCGGGCGATCAGCAGATCAGCGGCGCGTGGAACGCCACGATCAGCCCGACCAGCGGCAGCGTAGTGGCCAGCAACATGAGCTACAACGCGGCGATCGCCCCAGGGGGCAGCGCATCGTTTGGGTTCCAGGCCACCTATAGCGGCACCAATGCCACCCCTGCCTTTACGCTGAATGGCACGCCCTGCAGCTAGAGGCACTCACCGCAGATCCCATTTTGCAGCATCAGGGCCTGGCAGCTATGCCAGGCCCTGATGTGCGCTACGCAACCAAATGACCCGCACACACCTACGGCGAAGCGGAGCAGACCTGGCCGTTCAGGCTGAAGCTGGCGGGTAGGCTGAACGGCGCGCCCCGCAGCTAGAGGCACTCACCGCAGATCCCATTTTGCAGCATCAGGGCCTGGCAACTATGCCAGGCCCTGATGTGTGCCATACAACCGCCCCCCGCTACACGCCTACGGCGAAACGGAGCAGGCGGTGCCGTTCAGGCTGAAGCTGGCGGGCACAGTGTTGGTGCCGCTGTAGCTGCCCTGGAAGCCGAACGAGACACTGCCGCCCGCCGGGATGCTGGCGTTGTAGCTCATGTTGCTGGCCACCACGCTGCCGCTCGCGGGGCTAATCGTGGCATTCCAGGCGTTGGTCACCTGCTGGTTGCCGCCGAACGTCCAGGCCAGCGCCCAGCCGTTGATCGCATTCGCGCTGGTGTTCTTCACCGTCACCTCGGCGGTGAAACCTGTGCCCCACTGGTTCAGCACATAGCTCACCTGGCAGCCCGCGCTGGCCACCGGCGTGCTGGTGGGAGCCGCCGGCGTGGCGGTAGGTGCGCCGGGCGTAGCGGTGGGCACCATCGGCGTGGCCGTGCCCGGCACCGCCGTGCGCGTGGCTGTGGCCGTGGGCGGCACGGGCGTGGCCGTCGGCGAGGCCGCTGCGCCCAGCTTGATCAAGCGCACCCCATGTGATGGAACCTGGGCGCTCCAGCTGCCGTTCGCCGTGCCCAGGTCGGTCTTGCTCCACATATCGCGCACCAGCTGGCTGCCGCTAAGCCCAAAGTCGGCAAAATTGGCCGTGACGTTGGCCGCCGCGCTGCCCAGGTTAAACAGCGCGACCGTGCGTGTGCCGTCGGCATTCTGCACCCACCAGACCTGCTGGCTGCTGGCCTGCGAGACCGGCCGCGCTGGCTTGCCCGCCTGATTCTGGGCGATCACCTCGGTGTTCGTCAGCAGCGAGAGGCCGAAGCTGTCGAGCTTGCTCAGATCGTCGCCCACGTACATGGGGGCCGCCGAGATAGCCCACAGCGTCATCACGCTGCGCCGCTCATCCTGGGTGATCCCATCCACTGGCGCGGTGGTGCCGTTCCCCACGTTCATCGAGTCCAGGTCGTTCTTCCATGTCGCGTCGACGTAGCTGGCCCACTGCGGGGCGTGCTGCCAGCGGTCAAGCGCCTTCGACCAGACGGTTAGGTTTGTGCCACAGTAGCACTCGACATCATTATCGATGCGCGCCTGGCTGGCGTTGGCCTTCCAGGTGGCCGCGTTCCGCACATCCAGCCACCACGACAGCCCCATCGGGTACGAGCGCCCGCTTTGACCGATCGCCGTGTGCCAGGCCTGCACATCGCCGATGTTGTCATTGGTCACGCCGTCCAGCTTCAGGTAGTCGATCTGCCACGAGGCAAAAAGGCTGGCGATCGAGTTGATGTAGGCCTGTGCGCAGGGGTTCGCGTAGTTGATCGCCCAGTGATCCTGCCAGCCGTTGGTGTTGCGCAGCGGCTGCACCGCGATGTCGCGGGCGTGGCAGTTTGTGCCCATGATCGGATAGTTCGCGTTGTAGACCGCCTTGGGCAAGCCAACCACATAGTAGAAGCCAGCCTTCTGGCCGTTGG contains:
- a CDS encoding carbohydrate-binding protein; translation: MIRRLCSIGLVALVALASLAPVAPLAPPAQAAPLSYHTGLNAKPMMGWSSWSLQSLSTSTGYGIPWLNITNIKRMSDLLKQKLGAYGYNQISIDSGWWQTSAWQGGAIAGDLYDSYGRPRPEPNKFPNGVTEAINYIHANGQKAGFYYVVGLPKAVYNANYPIMGTNCHARDIAVQPLRNTNGWQDHWAINYANPCAQAYINSIASLFASWQIDYLKLDGVTNDNIGDVQAWHTAIGQSGRSYPMGLSWWLDVRNAATWKANASQARIDNDVECYCGTNLTVWSKALDRWQHAPQWASYVDATWKNDLDSMNVGNGTTAPVDGITQDERRSVMTLWAISAAPMYVGDDLSKLDSFGLSLLTNTEVIAQNQAGKPARPVSQASSQQVWWVQNADGTRTVALFNLGSAAANVTANFADFGLSGSQLVRDMWSKTDLGTANGSWSAQVPSHGVRLIKLGAAASPTATPVPPTATATRTAVPGTATPMVPTATPGAPTATPAAPTSTPVASAGCQVSYVLNQWGTGFTAEVTVKNTSANAINGWALAWTFGGNQQVTNAWNATISPASGSVVASNMSYNASIPAGGSVSFGFQGSYSGTNTVPASFSLNGTACSVSP
- a CDS encoding DUF4157 domain-containing protein, with the protein product MPRRNRNDDALVNAEPVRVEANPFAEAPASALADRPFAPPAQESAPQQAVPEAFSFGDIPLTAEAAAARGSRPPSARTSPRSTPSATPTAPDAPVGGAPRSFSFGSVPLTAPGSAPIVQPSLRINAPGDRYEQEADAVAEQVMRAPAAGAPTAPAPTAVDSGGAGIATTPEVEQQIGQLRGGGSPLPTGDRAFFEERMGADFSQVRIHTGDQAASTARQINAR
- a CDS encoding cellulose-binding protein is translated as MAVIATTLSVVHPATPVHAASDITIDLNSTKQSIRGFGGMNHPLWISDLTDSQRTTAFGNGDGQMGLSILRIHVDENSSNWSRELATAKRAGELGATVFASPWNPPSSMTEVVNGQKRLRYNQYAAYANHLNSFVSYMKQNGVDLYAISVQNEPDYAAEWTAWTPQEMLNFMRSNAGSIQTRVIAPESFQYRKTMSDPILNDSQALANMDILGAHLYGTQLSAFPYPLFKQKGQGKELWMTEVYTESQNDADAWPLALDVAYNIHNSMVEAEFNAYVWWYIRRSYGLLKENGQISKRGYAMTHFSKFIRPGAVRVDATKNPTSDVYVSSYKSGQNLVTVVVNRSSSAKTLSLGINGGSVASMTKYTTSGSKSLKNDGTISASNGGFSLSLDGQSVTTFVGALGGTAPTATPVPPTATRTATAVPTATRTAVPGTATPVVPTATPAAPTATPAGPTSTPLAGTGCQVTYTVNQWGTGFTADVTIKNTGSTAINGWALAWTFSGDQQISGAWNATISPTSGSVVASNMSYNAAIAPGGSASFGFQATYSGTNATPAFTLNGTPCS
- a CDS encoding prolyl oligopeptidase family serine peptidase — its product is MGSTPTSTPLATPTAIPPTSVPPTATPGTPDTRPSAGCGQTRTLQNGTHTIQSGGVNRSYILNVPSNYDNRHPYRLVVGYHWLNGTATDVATGQTVQRDVWAYYGLLRLSNNSTIFIAPQGIDNGWANTNNRDLNFTDAFLAQVKGNLCVDESRVFATGFSYGGAMSYSVACARPTVFRAVAVISGGVLSGCSGGTSPVAYLGIHGTHDSVLNISGGRAMRDRFVQNNGYALQSPREPALNSRTHICTTYTGGQARYPVQWCAFDGDHIPAPVDGSTGQGGNTWAPGVTWAFFTQF